The following DNA comes from Papaver somniferum cultivar HN1 unplaced genomic scaffold, ASM357369v1 unplaced-scaffold_128, whole genome shotgun sequence.
ATGTgttgaaatttacagagtatctgggattgttgAAATTTACATAAGCAATGGGAGTTTATACACCAAAGTAGTGAAAACCATTTTGGTCCCTGGATTCTTATTGGTGATCTAGACTTTCATCTTCTAGATATCAacaataattcttcttcttctgctgatgGTTTAGTCAATAACATTATTGATTCTTGTGGTCTTGAAGACATTGGTTTTGTAGGAAAGGAATATACTTGGTCAAGCAATAATCTCGGTTCTGGTACTAGAAGGTCTCGGATAGACATGGACTTAGGAAATGTAGATTGGAATCACATTTATCCAAACTCTAAACTTCTACACCTTACCCAAGTAGGCAGTGATCGTAGTCCTATTATGCTTGTTACTAATACTCTTGATTCTCACTGCTGGaagccatttaaattttttctaacTTGGTTGGAGGATGAAACATGTACTTCAATTATTGAAGATGCATGGAACATTAACGTTACTAGTTCACCTGGTTCTCAATTGGTAAAGAGGTTTCAATCAACTAGGAAAAGGCTTTCTTTGTGGAATAAAACTATTTTTGGTAATGTGAATCAAATAGTTGATGAGCTGCAAAAAGATCTTGATGTCTTACAATCACTTCCTCCATCTGATGACAATCACAATAAGATCCTCCGcatcaacaaagattttaacaaGTTCCATAAAACAAGAAGTGATGAATTCTATCAATAAAAGTCTAGAGATCATTTTATCAAGGACATGGACAACAACAATAAGTATTTTCACAGAAAAACAAATAGAAGAAGGTTAAGAAATAATATTGATGTTATACaagatcataataataattggttATTTACTAGAGAATAAATCTCACAACATCTTACTTCCCACTTCAAGGACATAAGTATTTATGTTCCTGTTGATCAAGATGAGGGCCTTTTTTTTGCTTCTTCCAATCATTATTACCGAGGATGATAATTGGTTATTTACAAAGGAAGAAATCTCACAACATCTTACTTCCCACTTCAAGGACATAAGTACTTATGTTCCTGTTGTTCAAGATGAGGACCTTTTTTGCTTCTTCCAACCATTATTACCGAGGATGATAATCTTCTGCTCACTAGGATTCTTTCTCATCAAGAAATTCATGAAACTCTAAAAGGAATGGAGAATTGGAGTCCCCCAGGGCCTGAGGATTTCCAAGCTAGCTTTTATAAAAGTCAGTGGAACATTATTGGTGATGTTGTTAGTCAAATGATTACAAGATTTTTTGAAACTAAGCACATGGTGAAAGAAATTAACAAAACATACACTTCACTCATTCCTAAGAAGAAGAAGTCCATCTGTGCGGCAGattatagaccaattggtctatgcAATACTTCATACAAGATTATTTCCAAGATTATAGCCTCTAATGGAGAAGATTATATCACCTTACCAAGCAACTTATGTTTCTAGAAGTCTTATAAGTGACAATACAATCATTGCTCAAGAAATCATACAttttatgaagaagaaaagaggccAAATTGGTTGGTTAGCACTTAAACTAGACATGTCAAAGGCTATTGACAGGCTAGAATggaatttcttgataaaagttCTGGAGTATTTTGGATTCAGTAAAGAAATCTGTGATCTTATATATCAATGCATCAGTACTACTTCCCTGTCAGTTATGCTCAATGGATCTCAATGTGAATAATTTCACCCAACAAGAGGTGTAATacaaggtgatccattatcaccaTATCTTTTCATTCTTTCTATGGAATTCCTCTCAAGACATCTTGTTTCAGCTCAACAAGATAAATCAATTCAAGGTATTAAAGTGGCTGCTACTTCTCTAGCCATTAATCAtttgctttttgcagatgactgcttgaTTTTCACTCAAGCAAATCTTTCCTCAGTCAACAATCTCTTAGAGTTATTACATAATTTTAGCACTCAATCAGGTCAAATGATCAACTTTCATAAATCTTCAGTGCATTTCAGCAAGAAAACTAAACCTGAAGTTATTGAAACTCTAACACACATATTAGGTGTTAAAACTATGAGTTCTAAAGAGAGATATCTTGTACCTCCTTTGCTTCTAGGTCATTCAATACAAGAAGCATTCAAAGCCATTGAAGAGAATTTTTTAAACAGATATTCTACATGGTCTTCTACTTCTCTCACACAAGCTGGTAGATCCACAATGATCAAACATATGCTTAATTCTCTGCCAGTTTATCAAATGGGTACTTTTAAACTCCCTACTCAACTTCTCAACAGACTTACAACCATTCAGAGGAAATTCTTTCGGGGATATAACTCTAATAGAGGAAACAACCCAATAGCATGGCAGAAAGTGTGTAAATCCAAATATTTTGGTGGGTTATCTTTCAGAGATCTAGAAAAACTAAATTTATCCTTACTCACCGAGTTGGCTTGGAGATTGTGCACTGAATCAGAAGCTCTTTGGACAAAAATTATGAGCAGCACATACTTCAAACATGGAGATATACTTCATCAAGATCTTAAAGCAGGAAACTGTTCTTATACATGGAATGGAATAATCAAGGGTATGCAGGTTGTTCAACATAATTACTTTATGGAAGTGAATAATGGTAAGAAAACAAAATTTTGGTTAGACAGATGGATTCCAGGTGAAATCACACCTCCTCAGCCAATTAATGATTTACACAGATTCTACCAAGATGTTGAAAAATTAATTCTTACAAACACCAACAATTGGAATGTGAATCTCCTCAATCAGCATTTTGATATTAATACTTCTCAGAAGATACACAATTTATTCTTAGATACTTCTAAAGATGACATCATGGTTTGGATGCCTGCCAAAGACGAAAAAATTTCTGTTAAGAGCACGTATAAAAAATCACTATGAACAATTCATAAACTATGGTTAATGAAAGGATTATTCAAAACAACGTCTGGAAAAGGCTTTGGAAGAGTAGCACAACCCACAGAGTTAAGCTATTTGCTTGGAGATGTATACATGACTACCATCCCACAAGGATTAGGTTGGATCGATATAACTCAAGTATTGGTACTCAGTATGCAATTTGTGATCACAATGAGGAAACAATGGAACATCTTCTGTTTCATTGTAGGCATGCAAGAACTGTTTGGAGATTGGTTAATGTTGACATTGACGAAGTACAAAGAAGGTGTGATAGTGTCTCAGTGTGGGTTGAGAGTTGGTTCTTAAACATTAACAATAATGACGACGACAGATGGTTGGCTACATTAATGATAACTGCTTGGATACTTTGGAAGGACAGATGCAACATGGTTTTTCAGGGAGTAAAACTTAATCCTTTTAACTCCATGCATAGAATTCAATATCATTTGCATTCACATTTACTTGACAAATCGATGAATACAAGCATTGTTAATTCATCTGCACACTCTCAATGGAATCCTCACATGCAAGATGTATTAAAATTTAATGTAGATGCTTCATTTGATGAGGAAACTAACACACTTGGCACTGACATTGTCTTATGCTCTCATGCAGGAAACTGTGAAGGGATCAAAGGATTCTACATATATGGAGTATTAAGTCCAGGGGCTGGAGAGTGCATGGATATACAAGAACCTCTGCTGTGGGCTCGAGAAAAGCGGTTCACAAGAATACACATAGAAGCTGATGCAAAGTTAGTAGTTCAATCAATCACTGATAATGTTCTCCTTATACAGTGGGGGAACATAGAATCTTCTGAAGCAGATTAAGAGTCTAAGTTCAAGTTTTATTCAATGTAGTTTTTCGTTTGTCATTAGAGACGATAATAGGGAAACTGATGTAGTTGCAAGAACTGTTAGAGAAACAACTACAAATTTAAACTTTTTAAATGATTTCTCTAATGATATTTAGAGTCTTCTGACAAGAGACGTTAATATTTCTTCTACATAAGTTATAAAATTATATCCtttatcaaactttttttttttggtttcattaagagaaaaattaagaaaaaaattaataaaaaagacCCAATATCCTATTATCATTATCATGATTTCTAATATTAACTCAAAAACACATAtcttttactaacatttccttcGCTTaccatcaaataaaaaaaattcatctccCGTCAAATACTAGTTAAGTAACTCATTTTCATTTACTAATAACATTTCTAATTTCATCTGATACTTCCTTCTACCAAAGATGGACCTTTGTAATGAGAAAGGTTCCATTTATACTTTTATTCTCACGCTATCTCACttgcaaggtagttaatatcgtgtatcggtatcgtatcggtcgggtcctatacacctatacGAGTGATATGTCTGTTTTTACAGGCGATACATCATTTAATAtagaatttcaaataattataaaaccatagtaaaaaataataagaaccATACACATATcttaaatttccaaaatacaaggtggtttattagccaacattgtgattgttgtcccattatgccggtaaatcttttttattatccttcatatttatctttatatttctctgccttgcaatcgaaatatggtttccatcttatatcttaccatatagtcattgattttatattataaatatattagggcttttgaccttctccaattgacattGTACTTGTCTGTAAAGAGTAGACgcatgttgatgaaaaatttattcacgaaaccgatattatcagtgtacaagtaaaaccgatatatAGGTCTGTACCgtcctgtacaaccgataatatcattTCGTCTTTGCATCGCCGATATTTTtgatatcgtataggtattttctgatatccgataaaaacctgtaatatcggcctgtacaaccgatattgactaccttgctcacacgttggacgtcatttatgtgaataaaaaccaaacacTAACAAatttaaagctaatattttggggatatatTCATCTTATAAAGCTCTACATGCCTACAAAAAACGAGCGCAATCCAAAATGTTAAACCTTATAACCGGTCTTAATTTCAATGGTTAAAAATTCTTTAATTTTCATCGGCTCGTTTTCAAAGTAGTTGATAGTGGTGTTGTACGTCTCGTAATACGCTGATTTTTGATGGGAGTATAAAGCTTTATAAGATTAACATATTCttaaattattagcttcaaatctATTACCgtttagtttttattcacaaaaatgaaATCCAATGTGTGGAATAGTGTGGGAATAAAAAGGTGAGGGGATCATTCCTCATacgtaataatttattttttaatgcTTCAGTACGAATAATGTCATAAAGTTTATATATTAGTACCAACTGAGCTTAGCTAATATCAACGTTAGTGAACAAAAGCAAGCATGTCGAAAATGAATAACTAAGAGattatggtgggtttgtttgtagAATTCACAATTTCCAGGAATTTATAATCCCACGGGttacaaattctgggattcatgtaaatcccTCGTATGTTTGGTAACTCAGTTGAGATTCTatgattcataaaaaaaaattgtgttaaaGTCATGTACCATTTGGCAGTGCCCTAAGAATCttaaaattgtgtatatatagcATTTGGAGTtaaaaaagtgggtccataaatcccctGATAAGTTTCCCAGTAAATTTTAggggggaggggtcggactccataaggaggatttgctggaaaaatGAATCCCGTCAAAAACATAATTTCAGGGATTCATGCAACCAAATGTATCGAGAGAAATGTAATTCCACTAAATCTCTTGAACCTAGAAATctcacctttaaaattctacattaAAACCCACCATTAATGAATGCGGATGTCTAACGGATTTTTAACTCCACATCGGCATTTGCATCCATTCCATATCAACGTTAGTGAACAAAGCAAGTATTGAAAATGAATAACTGAGCTCAGTGAATATGGAAGTCTAACCGATTTTTAACTCCGGATCGGCATTTGCAGCCATTCTATTGGTGCGCGGACATGATGATACCCACCCATAAAAAAAAAGGAGAACTTTCTTGTTTGGTACTAGGCccacatatttatttattatagGGTCCATCCATATTTTCAGATTAACCGGAGGTCTAAAATTAATTTAAAACAAGGAAAAGACATAGTATGCAAGCAAAAACAAGCCGTTGCACTAAACCCATTATCTTCTGAAAAACTAATAGAAACTGATAGAAACAATTCATAACCATTTCGATTCTTCTCTGAAATTTTGCAGAGAAAGAAAGCCAAAACCATAGTAGAAAATCTTACCAAACAAATCTAAAATACATATAAACCTGCAAAATCGTTCAATCATATAAAcctaaccaaaatcaaaaaacctaaaaaatcaaaTATGAGTTCAATCAACTCAAAATTGTTCCAgtaaaaccaaaaaacaacttcaataacagTATATTTTGCCTATGTTGAACCAAAAATCAGTTTCAATTGAAGAACAATGGTTGAAACAAGAAGACAAAGTTTAAGAAAGTCGAAAAACCAAACAGTAGAATCAACATCTAATATCTCGCAAAAATCTGTAGCAGAAATTCAGAAATCTCCAAAAGCAGTTGCAGTTAAACGTATGTTCCTTTTCCTTCTTAGATCcaacattttattttaatttttgattttctgTTATGTTCTGATAGTGCAGATTCCCTATACTGAGTTAATTTACTCAATTTATGTGATTTTCCATACATGCAAATGGATTTTTTTAAATTGCAAAATGCCTATACTCTGTTGATTATGTTCAATTTAAACTCTATTGATTTTTTGATGTTCTGTTAGTGGATATTAGGAGTGCTAAGGCAGTTTTTAAGACAGTGCAGCATGCCTATACCGTTGTGATTTCCATTTTTTTACAGTGATAGATGTGCAGATATCCTATACTATGATGCCTATACTTTGTTGATTATGTTCCATTTAAACTCTATTGATTTTAGAGTGCTAAGGCAGTTTTTAAGACAGTGCAACATGGCTATACtgttttgatttccatttcttTTACGGTGATAGAGGTGCAGATATCCTATACTGTGATGCCTATACTCTATTGATTATGTTCCATTTAAACTCTATTGATTGAAGAGTGCTAAAGCAGTTTTTAAGACAGTGCAACATGCCTATACTGTGAGGATTGTGGATAATTAGGGTTGATAGAACTCAAATCTCCGATTACATGCTGTTATTATGATAATTAGGGTTGATAAACTTTTTTGTGGTTTTGCTTATTTGTATTCTATATCTGGTAATTGTAGTTCAATGAATGAGATTCAATGTGAATTATGGTTTGCTGAAATTAGACTTTTGGAGGAATTTTGCTGAAATTAGGGACTCGATCAGTAAGAGTTGCAGAAAGCCTATACTGGGCTGATTCTATATAATTAGAAGCAAATAATTATGTGACACTGTAGATACCCAATGTAGTGTTTTGGAATGTCATAGGGTTTAGATCTGTAACAGTGCAGGTCACCTGTActatagatttgtgtttatttaTAGATAATATGATTCTTTTACGCATGATTCTCTTATTTTCGCCATATTTATGTAGATCGTAGAGGCGACGCTTCTAGATCGACTGGTATAAAACCATATAGAGCGGGTTTTTCTCCACTCTTTACTGTTGTAAAGAAAATAAAAGcattggggaagaagaagaatgctTCGAGTAAGGAAGAGAATGAGTTGGTATTGCCTGATTCTCTAGTGAGTAAGATAAAGGAAGCCAATTATGGTAAGCTCTTTATGATGTTCTGGGATACAAATTACACTCATTCTCACTGGGAAAAACTATATGATGCTTTAACAAAGATGATTAAGTGCTATCGCTGGGTAGAAGACGATGATGTCATACAGTTTGAGTTTGAGAGGAATGGAAAAGTCCATGTTCTAAAATATACTCCAGAAGAGGTTGGTCTCATACTTGGTTTACCTAGGATGGAAGGCAGACCAGAAAATAAATATCTTATGGGGGGGGGGGGGNNNNNNNNNNNNNNNNNNNNNNNNNNNNNNNNNNNNNNNNNNNNNNNNNNNNNNNNNNNNNNNNNNNNNNNNNNNNNNNNNNNNNNNNNNNNNNNNNNNNNNNNNNNNNNNNNNNGGGATTCAGAAGTGGTCCATTTTATATTAGGATTTTTGGTGATAACAATATGTTGAAATCATTGATAGAAAATGCAATACTGGATCTAGTTAGAAAGGCTTACGATGAAAATGATAAGCAAAAGAGGAAAATGGAAATAGCCGTAAAGAACAAAAAGGAGTATGTACTGAGTgaagagaaacaaaaagaaatagaAATGCGCGACACAGACATTATGAGGCTGATTGGCCTATTTATGTGTGTAACGTTGTTCTTTACCCAAAAAGATGCAAGCTCATTGAATGAGAAATACATAGGTTTAGTACATGATACTGATAGATCAAAAAATTTGTCATGGCTTGATTTAATCCATCACCACCTTCGCGAGCAGCTATTCAATAATAGCAGCAATCCAACTGTTGTTACTGGTTGTGTTATATATTTGTTGGTGAGCACTCCTATGATATTATATTTTTCTGATAATGTAGACATGGATTGGATTCAAATTCTTAATCAGTCTTGTTCGTGTTTCAACCATGGTATGCTGAGCATACTCATTGTATTAAACCATTGACGTTACCCGGAGCAACCTACTGAGAGTAGCCAGGTGGAACATCAAAGAAATCGCAATGGAGGTTACAAAAGATATGCAGATGGTTGAGTACCCGGTAATATCATGGCCCTAATTCTAATTTTTGTTTGTGCTATACTATATATTATAGAGGAGTGTATGCAGGCTATACTGTTAAAAAATGTGTATTCTTGCTACTAACGTTCACAATTCTTAAATAGTAGTGTAGGCTATACTGTTAAAAAATGTATATTCTTGCTACTAACATTCACAATTCACAATTTTTATGGTTGTATAGTAATGTATGTAGACTATACTACTGGATTGTGGCTGTAGATTAGTGTATATAGACTATACTACTGGAGTGTGTATATTCACAATTCTTCGTCACATGATAAGTATAAACTTACACTGATTAAAATGTAGCATAGAATAATCTGCGTATATGTTCTATGTGAGTGTACGTAGCATATACTGACTAAAATTGTAGAGTGCATAGGTCCTGCACCGATAGAAATGTTTGCTTTTGAAATTCATAATAGTGTATGGAATCTTAACTCATAAGAAATGCGTATTAATGTTTTGTGTTTCAGCTCTCGCCGAGTATTCTTGATAAGATTACTGAAATAGAGTAGAAAGCTTTAAATGAAATTGCGGAGAGGTTGCAACGCCAGCGAGAGGAAGTAAGAGTCCCAGAAGTAGAAGAAATGGATGTTGATAAAGAAATGGATGGTGTCGAACAATAAGGATTCAAAGATGTGCCACGACCAAGAGAATTGGATGGTTATGAAGAAGAATTATATGATGACTTGAGGTTAACCATATATTTTAACTGGATGGCAATGCAGAGCATAAAGGAAAAAGGTGATTCCGTAGATCCAAGGATGGAGAATTTGATGAATGAAATATATTATAA
Coding sequences within:
- the LOC113331906 gene encoding uncharacterized protein LOC113331906 yields the protein MVNERIIQNNVWKRLWKSSTTHRVKLFAWRCIHDYHPTRIRLDRYNSSIGTQYAICDHNEETMEHLLFHCRHARTVWRLVNVDIDEVQRRCDSVSVWVESWFLNINNNDDDRWLATLMITAWILWKDRCNMVFQGVKLNPFNSMHRIQYHLHSHLLDKSMNTSIVNSSAHSQWNPHMQDVLKFNVDASFDEETNTLGTDIVLCSHAGNCEGIKGFYIYGVLSPGAGECMDIQEPLLWAREKRFTRIHIEADAKLVVQSITDNVLLIQWGNIESSEAD